Proteins from a single region of Sinorhizobium alkalisoli:
- a CDS encoding lipopolysaccharide biosynthesis protein, producing the protein MAVCQTAGRILPSALRLRLVPILERLAATLSGADSRSRAQRMALIAFIIRILSAAIAFVSQIAIARLMGEFEYGVFIFVWVMAVLFGNLSCLGLHAAVIRFLPEYHTTSALPEIRGLTTTARIFALVSASTLAAIAAIGLWLFGRTIENYYILPLYLGLCTLPMIALGDVMDGTARAHGWPIAALSPTYIVRPLLILAFMLFAIAAGLPRDATTAMAAALAATYVTALGQFLAMVWRLGRHYARGPMKIELGRWLRVSVPIFLVDGFGFLLTNSDVVIVGLYLKPDEVAIYFAAAKTMALVHFVMFAVKAAAGPRFSAAMALRDRRQLSEIAIESARWSFWPSLAIGCTVVAAGPLLLSLFGPAFTAGAPLMAILLAGILAKSFVGPAETLLTMAGRQKLCVGLYAGALSANIALNITLVPLFGLTGAACATAGAMFAEAAILHVAVRHTFGFTLLALAGGGDNGEKKEASRP; encoded by the coding sequence ATGGCGGTATGTCAAACGGCCGGACGAATATTGCCGTCGGCGCTGAGGCTCCGACTGGTTCCAATCCTTGAGCGGCTCGCCGCAACTTTGTCCGGCGCCGATTCCCGCAGCCGCGCGCAGCGCATGGCGCTCATCGCCTTCATCATCCGTATACTGAGCGCAGCGATCGCCTTCGTCTCTCAGATCGCGATCGCGCGCCTCATGGGCGAATTCGAATACGGCGTCTTCATTTTCGTCTGGGTGATGGCGGTCCTGTTCGGCAACCTCTCCTGCCTCGGACTTCACGCGGCGGTCATCCGCTTCCTGCCGGAATATCATACGACCTCGGCACTCCCAGAAATCCGCGGCCTGACGACGACGGCACGCATATTTGCCCTCGTCTCCGCCAGCACCCTTGCCGCGATCGCGGCCATCGGACTCTGGCTCTTCGGGCGCACCATCGAGAACTACTACATCCTTCCGCTCTATCTCGGCCTCTGCACCCTGCCGATGATCGCGCTCGGCGACGTGATGGACGGCACCGCCCGCGCCCATGGCTGGCCGATCGCGGCGCTGAGCCCGACCTATATCGTACGGCCGCTGCTCATCCTCGCCTTCATGCTCTTCGCGATCGCCGCCGGTCTGCCCCGCGACGCGACGACGGCTATGGCGGCCGCTCTGGCGGCAACCTATGTCACCGCACTCGGTCAATTCCTCGCCATGGTGTGGCGGCTCGGCCGCCATTATGCGCGTGGACCGATGAAGATCGAGCTCGGCCGCTGGCTGCGCGTCTCGGTTCCGATCTTCCTCGTCGACGGTTTTGGATTCCTGCTCACCAATTCCGACGTGGTGATCGTCGGGCTCTATCTGAAGCCGGACGAGGTTGCGATCTATTTTGCCGCCGCCAAGACGATGGCGCTGGTGCATTTCGTCATGTTTGCGGTCAAGGCCGCGGCGGGTCCGCGCTTTTCCGCGGCGATGGCCCTGCGTGACCGTCGACAATTGTCCGAGATCGCCATCGAGAGCGCGCGCTGGTCTTTCTGGCCATCGCTCGCGATCGGCTGCACCGTGGTCGCGGCCGGGCCCTTGCTGCTTTCGCTGTTCGGTCCGGCCTTCACCGCCGGCGCTCCGCTGATGGCGATCCTTTTGGCCGGAATCCTCGCCAAGTCGTTTGTCGGTCCTGCCGAAACCCTGCTCACCATGGCCGGCCGGCAGAAGCTCTGCGTCGGCCTTTATGCCGGGGCCCTTAGCGCCAATATCGCGCTGAACATTACGCTCGTGCCGCTTTTCGGCCTGACGGGGGCGGCGTGCGCAACGGCCGGCGCGATGTTCGCGGAGGCGGCAATCCTGCACGTGGCGGTCAGGCACACATTCGGATTCACCCTGCTCGCGCTGGCGGGCGGAGGCGATAACGGCGAAAAGAAGGAGGCGAGCAGGCCATGA